The following proteins are encoded in a genomic region of Triticum dicoccoides isolate Atlit2015 ecotype Zavitan chromosome 1B, WEW_v2.0, whole genome shotgun sequence:
- the LOC119321560 gene encoding UDP-glycosyltransferase 86A1-like isoform X1: MAQKQAGVATSGGRKAKPHAVVVVYPLQGHVIPVTHLALRLAARGFAVTVVNTEAVHDQTARALGVDPAGHDFFAGARASGMDVRYELISDGLPVGFDRSLHHDEFMGSLLHALSGHVEEVLGRVVVDPAATCLVADTFFVWPATLARKFGIAYVSFWTEPALIFNLYYHVHLLTNNGHFGCNEPRKDTITYIPGVPAIEPHELMSYLQETDTISVVHRIIFKAFEEARGADYVLCNTVEELEPSTIAALRAEKPFYAVGPIFPAGFARSAVATSMWAESDCSHWLDAQPPGSVLYISFGSYAHVTKQELHEIAGGVLASGARFLWVMRPDIVSSDDPDPLPEGFGAASAGRGLVVPWCCQVEVLSHAALGGFLTHCGWNSVLESVWAGVPMLCFPLLTDQFTNRRLVVREWRIGVPIGDRGAVFADEVRVSIEGVMSGKEGEELREAVKKVRATLEAATAHGGSSQRSFNEFVDELTHRCGRC, translated from the exons ATGGCGCAAAAGCAGGccggcgtggcgacgagcggcggcCGCAAGGCCAAGCCGCACGCGGTGGTGGTGGTGTACCCGCTGCAGGGCCACGTCATCCCCGTGACGCACCTCGCGTTGCGGCTGGCGGCGCGGGGCTTCGCCGTCACGGTCGTCAACACGGAGGCCGTGCACGACCAGACGGCGCGTGCGCTCGGCGTCGACCCGGCCGGGCACGACTTCTTCGCCGGCGCGCGCGCGTCGGGGATGGACGTGCGCTACGAGCTTATCAGCGACGGCCTTCCCGTGGGGTTCGACCGGTCGCTGCACCACGACGAGTTCATGGGCTCGCTGCTCCACGCGCTCtccggccatgtcgaggaggtgctCGGCCGCGTCGTCGTCGACCCGGCCGCTACGTGCCTCGTCGCCGACACCTTCTTCGTGTGGCCGGCGACGCTGGCCAGGAAGTTCGGCATCGCGTACGTGTCCTTCTGGACTGAGCCCGCGCTCATCTTCAACCTCTACTACCACGTTCACCTGCtcaccaacaacggccatttcggaTGCAACG AGCCCCGGAAGGACACGATCACCTACATCCCGGGCGTGCCGGCGATCGAGCCGCACGAGCTCATGTCCTACCTCCAGGAGACGGACACCATCAGCGTTGTGCACCGCATCATCTTCAAGGCCTTTGAAGAGGCGCGCGGTGCCGACTACGTCCTCTGCAACACCGTGGAGGAGCTGGAGCCGTCCACcatcgccgccctccgcgccgAGAAGCCCTTCTACGCCGTGGGGCCCATCTTCCCCGCCGGCTTCGCCCGCAGCGCCGTCGCCACCTCCATGTGGGCCGAGTCCGACTGCTCCCACTGGCTCGACGCGCAGCCGCCGGGCTCCGTGCTCTACATCTCCTTCGGGAGCTACGCGCACGTCACGAAGCAGGAACTGCATGAGATCGCGGGAGGAGTCCTGGCCAGCGGCGCGAGGTTCCTGTGGGTGATGCGACCGGACATCGTCAGCTCCGACGACCCGGACCCGCTGCCCGAGGGGTTCGGGGCCGCATCCGCCGGGCGCGGGCTGGTGGTGCCGTGGTGCTGCCAGGTGGAGGTCCTCTCCCACGCCGCGCTGGGTGGCTTCCTCACGCACTGCGGGTGGAACTCCGTGCTGGAGAGCGTGTGGGCCGGAGTGCCCATGCTTTGCTTCCCGCTGCTCACCGACCAGTTCACTAACCGGCGGCTCGTCGTGCGGGAGTGGCGCATCGGCGTGCCCATCGGGGACCGTGGCGCGGTGTTCGCGGACGAGGTGAGGGTGAGTATCGAGGGCGTCATGTCCGGGAAAGAGGGTGAGGAGCTCCGGGAGGCGGTGAAGAAGGTGAGAGCGACGCTCGAGGCCGCCACCGCGCACGGCGGGTCATCCCAGCGGAGCTTCAATGAGTTCGTCGATGAGCTAACGCACCGTTGCGGCAGATGTTAA